Proteins encoded within one genomic window of Rubripirellula tenax:
- a CDS encoding SGNH/GDSL hydrolase family protein, whose translation MRLPTSVANIVSAAMIMMLFGAGSTWGQAVPPKMGAVGDSLLDEHFDQSGFSGISLDYSRNAIQLMVDAGKIDAGPTGNWGGTRGTGYEYNWALAGSTTESMIGSDQHTNLASQAASAGVAKAVIVIGSNDLFPFPAAVGNNTSTLAVTALPQSSYESIYFGLATTAEIDAFASAAVARVSLAATTLRNAGIDVVVATAPEYGIAPLTEFLYPVGLGRERIDAVMGQYNRDATDELTQNVGVPVVDLYTMTKDIWGDNLNPKETFEIGGVEIDLNGTAGVDFRDYLQLPLPPGVITDDTPDAFTHDGIHPNTIVNGMFANLFMTAFNSEYGDNFSLFTEPEMLANASGDLVYTGDTITNALGGKTYANYVVSAVAVPEPSTLAMSCLASAAVVGMVVRRRHRNRRRETLSR comes from the coding sequence ATGCGACTTCCAACGTCTGTGGCCAACATCGTTTCCGCTGCCATGATCATGATGCTTTTTGGTGCGGGCAGCACGTGGGGTCAGGCCGTGCCGCCGAAAATGGGCGCCGTTGGTGACAGTTTGCTTGACGAGCATTTTGACCAATCGGGCTTTTCGGGGATCTCGCTGGACTACTCGCGCAATGCGATCCAGTTGATGGTCGACGCGGGCAAGATCGATGCGGGCCCGACGGGCAATTGGGGCGGAACTCGGGGGACCGGGTACGAGTACAACTGGGCGCTTGCGGGTTCGACGACCGAATCGATGATCGGCAGCGACCAGCACACCAACTTGGCCAGCCAAGCGGCATCGGCGGGCGTCGCAAAGGCTGTGATCGTGATCGGGTCGAATGACCTGTTCCCGTTTCCCGCAGCGGTGGGGAACAACACCAGCACGCTGGCCGTGACGGCGCTTCCACAAAGCAGTTACGAGTCGATCTATTTTGGGTTGGCGACGACCGCCGAAATCGATGCCTTTGCCTCGGCGGCGGTCGCGCGAGTCTCGTTGGCGGCGACGACGCTTCGCAACGCCGGGATTGACGTGGTTGTCGCGACGGCACCCGAGTATGGGATCGCGCCGCTGACGGAATTCTTGTACCCCGTCGGACTGGGACGCGAGCGAATCGACGCGGTCATGGGCCAATACAATCGCGACGCGACGGACGAACTGACTCAAAATGTTGGAGTCCCCGTCGTCGACTTGTACACGATGACCAAGGACATTTGGGGCGACAATCTGAACCCCAAAGAAACGTTTGAAATCGGCGGCGTCGAGATCGATTTGAACGGCACGGCGGGCGTCGATTTTCGCGACTATCTGCAACTTCCCCTGCCGCCCGGCGTGATCACCGATGACACCCCCGACGCGTTCACTCATGACGGCATTCACCCCAACACGATCGTCAACGGGATGTTCGCCAATTTGTTCATGACCGCATTCAACAGCGAATATGGCGACAATTTTAGCTTGTTCACCGAGCCGGAAATGTTGGCCAATGCGAGCGGCGACTTGGTCTACACCGGCGACACGATCACCAATGCGCTGGGCGGAAAGACGTATGCGAACTACGTGGTTTCAGCCGTCGCGGTTCCCGAACCGAGCACCCTAGCGATGTCGTGTCTGGCTTCGGCGGCGGTCGTTGGCATGGTGGTTCGTCGCCGGCATCGAAATCGCCGCCGCGAAACATTGTCGCGGTAG